The genomic DNA GGGCAACTTGCGCAGCGCGGCCACCGCCATGGTGATGGGATCTTCGTCGTAGCTCGCCACGGCGCGTGCCCCGCGACCGCCACCGGCAGCACCCAATGCTGCGGCGACGGTGGCTCGGGACAGGACGTTGGCCGGCACGTAGTACGCGTAGCCCGTGATGCGGTTCGGGAACGTCATGTGCTGTCAGGCTCCTTCATCGGTCGGTGGGCCGGTCACCCTGATCGCGCTCACCGGGCAGCTGTCTTCGGCTTCCTGTAACTCCTCGATGTCGACACCGTCGAGGCTGGCCACATGGGCCTTGCCGTCGGGCCCCATCACGAAGGTGCGGGCTGCGACGGTGGTGCACCAGGTGGACCCGACGCACGTGCCGGCATCCACGTCGACCCGGACCGCCCCCTCGCCCGTCATGGCGCCGGCCTGCGATTGACCGGCAGGGCTTCGACCCCGTGCAAGATCAGCACCCGGTGCCAGGCCAGGTCCCTCTCCCCCACGGCCAGCACGGGCGGATCGATGGTCCTGGTCAGCGTTGTCAGCCCCGAGGTCAGCTCCATCCGGGCCAGCGCAGTGCCGAGGCAGAAGTGGATGCCCTGCCCGAACATCAGGTGCGGATTGGGTTTTCGGTCGATGACGAACGACTGCGGATCGTCGAAGCGCCTGGGATCGCGGTTGGCGGCGCCGGTCAGCAGATAGACCCGGCTGCCCTTCTCGATCTGCTGACCGCCGAGTTCGATGTCGGTGGCGGCCCGACGCACGATCACGTTGCCCGGCCCGAGGAACCGCAGACACTCCTCCACCGCCGCACCGGCCACCGTGGGGTCCGAGCCCAGCCGCCGCCAGTCCTGCGGCGAGGACATCAGCGTCAGCAGAGCGTTCGCCATGGCGTTCTGCACGGTCTTGTAGCCGGCGTCGAGGATCAGCATGCAGGTGCCGATGAGCTCGAGTTCGGACAGCGTTCCGTCGGCATCGTCGCTGGCTTCGACCAACCCCGACAGAATGTTGTCGGCGGGCTGTCTGCGGTACTGGAGAACCAGTTCCATCAGATAGTCCTCGAACTCGGCCATGGCCGCGGCCACGCGCTCATTACGCTGCGGATCGGCCAGTGCCCCGTTGATGAACAGACCCAGTTCCTCGGCCCACCCCTTCAATCGCACACCGTCTTCGACTGGCACACCGAACATCTCGGCAATCATCTGCCCGGGGAAAGGAACGCAGTAGTCAGCCATGAGATCCACGGTCTCGCCGTCGTCGAGTCGGCGTTTGACCGTGTTGGCGAGACCCTGCGCGATCTCGTCGGCCTTGCCCTGCAGCAACCTGATCCGGCGGGGCGTGAACGACTTGTGCACCAGACCACGCAGCCGGGTGTGGTCGGGCGGGCCCATGAAGACCATCCAGCTGGCCAGGATGTCGAACATCCTCTCGAAACGCCGACGGTCCTGGGCGGGTACCCGGCTGGCCAGGTAGGGACCCACCCGGTCAGACCCGAAAGCCTGATCGCGCAGCGCGGTACTCACGTCGTCGTAACGGGAGACCAGCCACGCCTTCATCGTGGTGTTCCACAGCACCGGAGCGTCTTCCACCAGCGACTCGAAGTAGGGGAACGGGTCGATGGCCAACTCGGGCGAGGTGAGACTGACCTCGTCGAGCAGGCGCGGACCGCTCGTCTGCGTCATGGGGGCCTCCGGGTATCGGGAACGACCCCAGCATCAAAACACCCGAACGCACGCTCGGTCAACCACCTGAACTCGCAGCTTTCCGTGTTTGACCGAGCGTGCGTTCGGACGTACCGTGTGCGTGATCGCAGTCACATCGAGCCCACACCCCGAGGGGAGCTCACATGGACGAGCCTCAACTGTTCCGCCCGTTGCGCGTCGTGATCGTTGGTGCGGGTGTGGCCGGTGTCCGTACCGCCACCGCCCTGCGCCGCCGCGGATTCGCCGGCGAGGTGGTGCTCCTGAGCGAGGAGGCGAGGCTGCCCTACGACCGTCCGCCGCTGACCAAGCAGATCCTCAACGGGACCTGGCATGCCGAGCAGGCCCGGCTGATCGGACCTGACCAGCTCGACGAGCTCGGCATCGACCTGCGACTCGGCGCCTGTGCGGTGGGCCTGGGCCCCAACAGTGTCCGGCTCGCTGACGGGGAGGCCGTGAGCGCCGATTTTGTGGTGTTGGCCACCGGATCACTGCCCCACCGACTCGCCGATCAACCGCGCGATCCGCGGGTGCACGTGGTGAACAACCTCGACGATGTCCTGCGCCTGCGGGCCGCGTTCGACACCGCGACCCGTCTGCTCATCGTCGGGGCGGGCCTCATCGGCGGCGAGGTTGCCTCAGCGGCACGCCGGGCGGGGCTCGAGGTCGACCTGGTCGACGCCCAGCCTGGCGCATTCACCCGGGCGCTGGGGCCCGTCGGAGGGACCCTGCTGACCGCCCGGCACCGCGAGCTCGGCGTACGGGTGCACACCGGCAGGTGGGCAGAACAATGGCTCGCCGACGACACCGGGATACATCTCGAACTGGACGACGGCACCCGGATCACCGGCGATCACGCAGTGATCGCCGTCGGCGCGCGCCCGGCACTCGACTGGCTGCTGGGCGCCCCGGAAACCGACCAGCCGATGCTGCAGGCGAACCTCGAACAGGGCCTGGCGTGCGACAGCGACGGCCGGGTCATCGGCACCTCGGCGCTCTACGCCGTCGGCGACAGCGCCGCCTGGGCCGACCCGGGCACCGGCGTGCGCACCCGAGGACAACACTGGACGCTGGCCATCGAGCACGCCGAGGTGGTGGCCGCGGTGATCACCGCGCGAGCCGGCACATCCGAGGCCGACGACGAGATGCCGTTTCCCACGGTGGGTCCGGCCTACATGTGGACCGATCAGGCGGACACCAAGGTGCAGGTGGTCGGCGATCCGCACCTGGGCGAAGAGCACCTCACGCTGTCCACCCCCGACGACGGCGCGGTGGTGCTGACCTCCGACCGTGGCCACGTGGTGGCCGTGACCCTGGTCGGCACTCCGCGCGCGTTGGCCGCCGCTCGCGCGGCCGTGGTCGACGCGCTGCCCACCGAGACGGCACTGGCCCAGATCGGCCATCGGGTTCCGTTGTTGCCCAGCACCTTCGACACCGCCCGGCGCTGAACGTCGCATGTACCCCGGACATCACGCAGCTGTGCGCCCTGACCACCCCGCGATCGTCATGAACGGTTCGGGCGAGGTCACCACCTACGCCGAACTGGAGCGCGAGTCGGCACGATTGGCCCGGTACCTGCACCAGTCGGGCCTGCGGATCGGAGACGGAGTCGTACTGGTCTCCCCCAACCACGCGATGTGCCTGATCGTGTACTGGGCCGCGGTGCGCAGTGGGCTCTACGTCACGGCGCTGAACTTCCACCTGGGCGCTGACGAGGGCTTGGCAGTGATGGCGAACTGCCGGCCGCGCGCACTCATCGCCTCGGCCGATTGCAGCGCGTTGGCCGCCGCGCTGGCGTGCGGCACGCCCACCCTGGAGGTCCGACTGTCCTTCGGAGGCGTCGTGGACGGGTGCGCCGACTATGACGATGAGCTTGCCGGTGTGTCAGCCGAACCACTGGCACATCAGCCGCGCGGTGCCGACATGCTGTACTCCTCGGGGACCACCGGCGGCATTCCCAAGGGCATCCGGCCGGCACTGCCCGACCGCGAGGTGCACGAACCGGGTGACCCGATGGTGACCTCGTTCGGCCCGCGCTACGGCTTCGCCACCGATACCGTCTACCTGTCCCCCGCACCGCTGTATCACGGCGGTCCGCTGCGCTTTGCCATCGTGGTGCTCGCCCTGGGGGGCACGGTGGTGGTACTCGAACGGTTCGACGCCGAGACCGCACTGGCGGCGATAGATCGTCACCGGTGCACACACAGCCAGTGGGTGCCCACGATGTTCGTCCGAATGCTGAAACTGCCCAAGGTGGTTCGAGATCGGTACGACGTGGGCTCCATGCGGTGCGCCGTTCACGCCTCGGCCCCGTGCCCGGTCGAGGTGAAGCGCGCGATGATCGAATGGTGGGGCCCGGTCCTCGAAGAGTATTACGCCTCGCAGGAGGCTGCCGGCATCACCATGATCTCCAGCCGGGACTGGCTGACACACCCGGGCTCGGTGGGACGTCCGGTGCTCGGCGAGATCAAGATCTGTGACGCAGACGGGGCGGAGCTGCCGCCCGGGTCCACCGGCACCATCTACTTCGCCCGCGACGAGGTGCCGTTCGTCTACCACGACGACCCGGAACGCACCCGCAAGGCGCAGCACCCCGAGCACGAGAGCTGGAGCACCCCAGGCGATATCGGTTACGTCGACGAAGACGGCTTTCTCTATCTCACCGACCGGGCCGCCTTCATGATCATCTCCGGCGGTGTCAACATCTACCCGCAGGAGATCGAGGACGAACTGGCACTGCATCCCGAGGTGTACGACGTCGCGGTGATCGGGGTGCCCGACGACGACCTCGGCGAGACGGTCGCCGCCTTCGTCATCCCCGCACCAGGTTCGGTGGCCGACGGCGAACTCGAACAGCGCATCCTCGACCACCTCGGCACCCGCCTGGCGCGCTACAAGATGCCACGTCGCGTCGAGTTCGTCGACGAGTTGCCCCGCACCCCGACCGGCAAATTGGCGAAGGCGGGTCTCATCGCGCGCTACCGCACACCGGCGCAGAAGGCCTGAGCTCGACCCACAGACCGCCCGCACCGGCCAGCGCCTGCCCGTCGAGCGTCAGCTCACCCTCCAGGAAACGCTTACGGCCCTCGACGGCGGCAACGCGGCAGAAGAACTGCAGTTGCCTACCCCAGGGCACCGGGTGACGGAAGTCGAGGTGCAGGTACGCGGTTCGCGCCATGGACCGGGGCGCCGCATTGGCCAGGCGTCCCAGAAGATCGTCGAAGAGAAGGGCGATGGCGCCCCCGTGCACCGCGCCGACGCCGTCGAAGTGACGCTCGATGGTGGTGACGCCGAACAGTTGCTCACCGTCGCCACCGGTGATGGTGTGCCGCGGTGTCAGGCCGCGGTCCCGGATCCCGTATCGCGGGTCGACCGTGAGCGCGGCGACGGCGTCCGGCTCCCCGGGGTCGAGCGCCGAGTCCACCAGCCGGTCGGCGACCCGGTCGAGCTCGTGCGCACATTCCCGCAACACCTTCGCGTCACCGCTGACACCGACCAGGGCGTCACGCACCCGACCAGACGCGGCCACCACGGCCGCGAACGCCGCCATCAGGTCATCTCTGTCGGTGGTCATCCGACGATTTCCGGCAACCACATACTGAATGTCGGCCACAGCGTGGTCACGATCAGAACCGCCAGCGCGGCCAGATAAAAGGGAACCAACGGTTTGACCACCTGGTCGAGACGGACGCCGGCCAACCGGCAGGACAGGAAGAGGTTTCCGGCGAATGGCGGTGTGATCATTCCGATCTCGAGGTTCAGCAGCATGATGGCCGCGAAGTGCAGCGGTTCGATGCCCATGGATGTAGCGACGGTTGCGAAGATGGGGGTGAGCACCAGGATGCTGGTGTTGGTCTCGAAGAACATCCCGATCAGCAACAGGACGATGTTGGTGATGAGCAGGAACAGCAGTGGGCTGCCGATGTTCTCGCTGACGAATGCGCTCAGCGAGGCCGGGATCTGCAGATTGGTCACCATCCGGCCCGCCACACTGGCGAACGAGATGAGCACCGAGAGAATGGCGCTCATCAGCGCGGCGCTCTGGAACAGTCCCCAGAGCCCGCGGGCCTTGATGCCCCGGTAGACGAATACCGAGACCAGCAGACCGTAGAGCGCGGTGACCCCGGCTGCCTCGGTGGGCGTGAACAGACCACCGTAGATGCCGCCGAAGATCAGTACCGGCATTCCCAGCGCGGGCAGCACCCGCCAGGAGGCCCGGCCGATACCCGCGACGTATTCGGCCACCGGAGGCCGGGCGGTGCGATCGTGGGCGCGGCGACTCTGGAAGTAGTTGACGATGCAGAACAAGACGATGAGCGCCAAAGCCGGTGCCACAGTGGACAACCAGACGTCGGCGATCGACAGACCCGCGGTGACCGCGTAGAGAATCCCCGGCACACTCGGCGGGATGAGAATCCCGATGAAACCTGCTGCCCCGATGAGGG from Mycolicibacterium tokaiense includes the following:
- a CDS encoding PaaI family thioesterase, translating into MTTDRDDLMAAFAAVVAASGRVRDALVGVSGDAKVLRECAHELDRVADRLVDSALDPGEPDAVAALTVDPRYGIRDRGLTPRHTITGGDGEQLFGVTTIERHFDGVGAVHGGAIALLFDDLLGRLANAAPRSMARTAYLHLDFRHPVPWGRQLQFFCRVAAVEGRKRFLEGELTLDGQALAGAGGLWVELRPSAPVCGSAR
- a CDS encoding NAD(P)/FAD-dependent oxidoreductase, with product MDEPQLFRPLRVVIVGAGVAGVRTATALRRRGFAGEVVLLSEEARLPYDRPPLTKQILNGTWHAEQARLIGPDQLDELGIDLRLGACAVGLGPNSVRLADGEAVSADFVVLATGSLPHRLADQPRDPRVHVVNNLDDVLRLRAAFDTATRLLIVGAGLIGGEVASAARRAGLEVDLVDAQPGAFTRALGPVGGTLLTARHRELGVRVHTGRWAEQWLADDTGIHLELDDGTRITGDHAVIAVGARPALDWLLGAPETDQPMLQANLEQGLACDSDGRVIGTSALYAVGDSAAWADPGTGVRTRGQHWTLAIEHAEVVAAVITARAGTSEADDEMPFPTVGPAYMWTDQADTKVQVVGDPHLGEEHLTLSTPDDGAVVLTSDRGHVVAVTLVGTPRALAAARAAVVDALPTETALAQIGHRVPLLPSTFDTARR
- a CDS encoding cytochrome P450, translating into MTQTSGPRLLDEVSLTSPELAIDPFPYFESLVEDAPVLWNTTMKAWLVSRYDDVSTALRDQAFGSDRVGPYLASRVPAQDRRRFERMFDILASWMVFMGPPDHTRLRGLVHKSFTPRRIRLLQGKADEIAQGLANTVKRRLDDGETVDLMADYCVPFPGQMIAEMFGVPVEDGVRLKGWAEELGLFINGALADPQRNERVAAAMAEFEDYLMELVLQYRRQPADNILSGLVEASDDADGTLSELELIGTCMLILDAGYKTVQNAMANALLTLMSSPQDWRRLGSDPTVAGAAVEECLRFLGPGNVIVRRAATDIELGGQQIEKGSRVYLLTGAANRDPRRFDDPQSFVIDRKPNPHLMFGQGIHFCLGTALARMELTSGLTTLTRTIDPPVLAVGERDLAWHRVLILHGVEALPVNRRPAP
- a CDS encoding acyl-CoA synthetase, with amino-acid sequence MYPGHHAAVRPDHPAIVMNGSGEVTTYAELERESARLARYLHQSGLRIGDGVVLVSPNHAMCLIVYWAAVRSGLYVTALNFHLGADEGLAVMANCRPRALIASADCSALAAALACGTPTLEVRLSFGGVVDGCADYDDELAGVSAEPLAHQPRGADMLYSSGTTGGIPKGIRPALPDREVHEPGDPMVTSFGPRYGFATDTVYLSPAPLYHGGPLRFAIVVLALGGTVVVLERFDAETALAAIDRHRCTHSQWVPTMFVRMLKLPKVVRDRYDVGSMRCAVHASAPCPVEVKRAMIEWWGPVLEEYYASQEAAGITMISSRDWLTHPGSVGRPVLGEIKICDADGAELPPGSTGTIYFARDEVPFVYHDDPERTRKAQHPEHESWSTPGDIGYVDEDGFLYLTDRAAFMIISGGVNIYPQEIEDELALHPEVYDVAVIGVPDDDLGETVAAFVIPAPGSVADGELEQRILDHLGTRLARYKMPRRVEFVDELPRTPTGKLAKAGLIARYRTPAQKA
- a CDS encoding TRAP transporter large permease: MNPLALLGVFVILLIVGLVLKVPFGVTVGGAALTTLLIAGTDVREVPQVATVALDSFPLLAIPGFVLAGMLMARGGVSAAIVRFAAAFVGHLRGSIGAIAVTASALFGTVCGSSIATIAAVGGFMMPEMDKAGYDRRYSAALIGAAGFIGILIPPSVPGILYAVTAGLSIADVWLSTVAPALALIVLFCIVNYFQSRRAHDRTARPPVAEYVAGIGRASWRVLPALGMPVLIFGGIYGGLFTPTEAAGVTALYGLLVSVFVYRGIKARGLWGLFQSAALMSAILSVLISFASVAGRMVTNLQIPASLSAFVSENIGSPLLFLLITNIVLLLIGMFFETNTSILVLTPIFATVATSMGIEPLHFAAIMLLNLEIGMITPPFAGNLFLSCRLAGVRLDQVVKPLVPFYLAALAVLIVTTLWPTFSMWLPEIVG
- a CDS encoding ferredoxin; amino-acid sequence: MTGEGAVRVDVDAGTCVGSTWCTTVAARTFVMGPDGKAHVASLDGVDIEELQEAEDSCPVSAIRVTGPPTDEGA